A stretch of the Planktothricoides raciborskii GIHE-MW2 genome encodes the following:
- a CDS encoding HEAT repeat domain-containing protein: MQNRLFKPRESSINQKNRLLILFLSIAASIMTLNGLGFTVGSSLFLTHAGPENLPFSYILMGVLSIPIYGWFSQVVDRFNRAQLFRYMLLFTMVFSLLLRFLLNAGVGAEVGGLSLYYVMFIGFYFQWEMHTDILFPSLVSDYFNTLDYKRYASFLAMAMAAGGLIGGGMTSLLAKYFSTEDILLAVPVVCAIAIAQLAYLDNSFQQFNFFLGGGNKYKDTQGGFLAELKTFPNLVKRYPIIIYLATSAFLVIILATISEFQFFSIYSTSFPDEQKLTAFMGQMRIINNLVQFLVLYFFTQPLVQRLGVGPMNLAYPLTTVLSFLGLAINFRLPAAIASHVNKEPLEFSINKPIYTLNYNAVPYRFVGRIRALNEGLFSGMGLSFAGGLLWICQSLLNPFQITVLGLTLSGLFLGVRYQLGKSYLQSLLTLLRSESIKLDDLGDGLTQLPAKYLSEVRELLSSPHFDRRILGLELASRLDNPSQVLEQVDELISQGDAIARRAIVKFLSVRHPDISRYLGSLLTCDNFPLQLIALEALIASQQSLTNSEIRRILRNTPLKTIATISEANHSPQSENQLRQVLREKSQIQALVCLAATVQNLERGGNQNPEIQAVCERVWGSKLDSLTQITVIRAIRSTKNRALIPLLIQIIKDASDGVKRDGLEVLSELALPEDTYLADLAVQQLNSRNSLVQAAAFNLLGVLHSPQAIDQVVTGLKHRNLAVRLQAAEALARYGEASLPLAQDLLQSPRLEVVEAAISAIAKVGTTHAEDILYEYFKSDYRLVGRTIQWQQSNQNLRGNPNLTGQPLEIAIKDYHHRLTHRVLYVLSCLDHSGTFSYVRQILHKTDVRAKAAAVEALASGRHRRFVLPIIPLLEQLDTEEPKPVKSPGISDQGVRLTPLHWLEILKSGDRWIMIGALLMANPEFIVQNLPDIQQQDTFSDSLVQDVLGYVTSAPQPPEAAIDFFINRVLFLKTVLLFSRLFLDELLLIHRSLTREEFPSGTQICHPGQILNKMYIVYQGSLLLISEKPDSSLATAQVMPTQCIGEMALLQDEPLLMTVVAETDTILLTLGRNKFEQLIEVCPRLLTCLSGSSQMI, translated from the coding sequence ATGCAGAACCGCCTATTTAAACCCAGAGAAAGCAGTATAAATCAGAAAAATCGACTGCTGATTCTGTTTCTGTCGATCGCCGCATCGATTATGACCCTGAATGGTCTGGGTTTTACCGTGGGTAGTTCTTTATTCTTAACTCATGCTGGCCCAGAAAATCTGCCTTTTTCCTACATTTTGATGGGTGTATTATCCATTCCTATTTATGGCTGGTTTTCTCAAGTGGTTGACCGTTTTAACCGGGCGCAGTTATTTCGCTATATGCTGCTGTTTACAATGGTATTTTCATTGCTGCTGCGCTTCTTGCTGAATGCGGGGGTTGGGGCAGAAGTTGGAGGTTTGTCTCTGTACTATGTGATGTTTATTGGCTTTTATTTCCAGTGGGAAATGCACACGGATATTTTATTTCCCAGCTTAGTCTCTGACTATTTTAATACTCTGGATTATAAACGTTATGCCAGTTTTTTGGCGATGGCGATGGCCGCTGGGGGATTGATCGGTGGGGGAATGACCAGTTTGCTGGCAAAATATTTCAGCACCGAGGATATCTTGTTGGCTGTTCCGGTGGTCTGCGCGATCGCGATCGCTCAACTCGCTTATCTGGACAATTCCTTTCAGCAGTTCAATTTTTTTTTAGGGGGGGGAAATAAATATAAAGATACCCAGGGAGGATTTCTGGCTGAGTTAAAAACCTTTCCCAATTTAGTTAAACGCTATCCCATCATTATTTATTTAGCCACCAGTGCCTTTTTGGTGATTATCCTCGCCACGATTTCGGAGTTTCAGTTTTTCAGCATTTACTCTACTTCATTTCCTGACGAGCAAAAACTCACCGCTTTTATGGGTCAGATGCGGATTATTAATAATCTGGTGCAGTTTTTGGTGCTCTACTTCTTTACTCAGCCATTAGTCCAACGTCTGGGAGTCGGGCCAATGAATTTAGCTTATCCCCTGACAACGGTATTATCTTTTTTGGGATTAGCGATTAATTTTCGTTTACCGGCGGCGATCGCCTCTCATGTCAACAAAGAACCCCTGGAATTTAGCATCAACAAGCCGATCTATACCTTAAATTACAACGCGGTCCCCTACCGTTTTGTGGGCAGAATTCGCGCCCTCAACGAAGGGTTATTTAGTGGCATGGGTCTGAGTTTTGCCGGGGGACTGCTTTGGATCTGCCAATCATTGCTCAACCCATTCCAAATCACCGTGCTGGGTCTTACCCTCAGTGGCTTATTTCTGGGGGTGCGCTACCAACTGGGCAAGAGTTATTTACAGTCTTTATTGACCTTGCTACGTTCAGAATCGATCAAACTCGACGATCTCGGAGATGGACTGACGCAGTTACCGGCGAAGTATTTATCAGAAGTCCGCGAACTGCTCAGTAGTCCTCATTTTGACCGAAGGATTTTAGGGTTAGAATTAGCCAGTCGCTTAGATAATCCCAGCCAAGTATTAGAACAAGTGGATGAGTTGATCTCTCAAGGAGATGCGATCGCCCGACGGGCGATCGTCAAATTCCTCAGTGTCCGGCACCCAGATATTAGCCGTTACCTAGGCAGTCTGCTCACCTGCGATAATTTTCCCTTGCAACTTATTGCCCTAGAAGCCTTAATCGCCAGTCAGCAATCTTTAACTAACAGCGAAATCCGCCGCATTTTGCGGAATACTCCCCTCAAAACTATTGCCACGATCTCTGAAGCCAACCACAGCCCGCAATCAGAAAACCAACTCCGCCAAGTCCTGCGGGAAAAATCCCAAATTCAAGCCTTGGTTTGTTTAGCCGCCACGGTTCAAAACCTAGAAAGGGGCGGCAACCAGAATCCTGAAATTCAAGCGGTCTGCGAACGGGTTTGGGGGTCAAAACTCGATAGCTTAACTCAAATCACGGTGATTCGGGCAATTAGAAGCACCAAAAATCGAGCTTTGATTCCGTTACTGATTCAAATTATCAAAGATGCCAGCGATGGAGTGAAACGGGACGGCTTGGAAGTTTTGTCTGAATTGGCATTGCCAGAAGATACCTACCTAGCGGATTTGGCGGTGCAGCAATTAAATAGTCGCAATAGTTTAGTGCAGGCAGCAGCTTTTAATCTTTTAGGGGTGCTGCATTCTCCCCAAGCGATCGATCAGGTGGTGACGGGTTTAAAACATCGCAATTTGGCGGTCAGACTACAAGCCGCTGAAGCCCTGGCGAGGTATGGGGAAGCCAGCTTACCTTTGGCACAGGATTTGTTGCAGTCACCGCGATTAGAAGTGGTGGAAGCGGCTATTTCCGCGATCGCCAAAGTGGGGACTACCCATGCGGAAGATATCCTCTATGAGTATTTCAAGTCAGATTATCGTCTGGTGGGTCGCACGATTCAATGGCAGCAGTCTAACCAAAATCTAAGGGGCAACCCCAATCTTACTGGTCAACCCTTGGAGATTGCCATTAAAGATTACCACCACCGACTCACCCATCGGGTACTCTATGTGCTTTCTTGTCTCGACCATTCGGGAACTTTCAGTTATGTGCGGCAAATCCTCCATAAAACCGATGTGCGGGCTAAAGCCGCCGCCGTAGAAGCCTTAGCCTCTGGGCGACATCGCCGCTTTGTCCTGCCGATTATTCCCTTATTAGAACAACTGGATACAGAAGAACCGAAGCCAGTAAAATCCCCAGGAATTAGCGATCAGGGCGTAAGGCTTACGCCCCTACACTGGCTGGAAATCCTCAAATCAGGCGATCGCTGGATTATGATTGGCGCTTTATTAATGGCCAACCCAGAATTTATTGTCCAGAACCTACCGGATATCCAGCAGCAGGATACATTTAGCGATTCTTTAGTCCAAGATGTCCTCGGTTATGTCACCTCTGCACCCCAACCACCGGAAGCGGCCATTGATTTTTTCATCAATCGAGTTTTATTTCTCAAGACTGTTCTGTTGTTTAGTCGCCTTTTCCTGGACGAACTGTTACTGATTCACCGATCTTTGACCAGAGAAGAATTTCCGTCAGGGACACAGATTTGTCATCCCGGACAAATCCTCAACAAAATGTACATTGTCTATCAGGGCAGTCTTCTTTTAATCTCAGAGAAGCCCGATTCTTCCCTAGCAACAGCCCAAGTGATGCCGACTCAATGTATCGGTGAGATGGCGCTTTTACAAGATGAACCCCTTCTGATGACGGTGGTGGCGGAAACTGACACGATTTTATTGACCTTGGGGAGAAACAAATTTGAGCAATTAATTGAGGTTTGTCCGCGATTGCTCACTTGCTTGTCTGGATCTAGTCAGATGATTTAA
- a CDS encoding YbhB/YbcL family Raf kinase inhibitor-like protein, with amino-acid sequence MKLESSAFSANGLIPPIHTCDSHKGSALANPQDISPALIWDEPPAGTQSFALICDDPDAPGKTWVHWVLYDLPATTRELVESVPPTATLENGGIHGINDFGSLGYGGPCPPSGTHRYFFKLYALDRKLGLKPGATQAKLLTAMAGHILAETELMGRYARQK; translated from the coding sequence ATGAAACTTGAAAGTTCGGCATTTTCAGCCAACGGTTTAATTCCACCGATCCACACTTGCGATTCCCATAAGGGATCCGCTCTCGCGAATCCCCAAGATATTTCTCCGGCTTTGATTTGGGATGAACCACCGGCAGGAACTCAAAGTTTTGCCCTAATTTGTGATGACCCAGATGCCCCTGGGAAAACTTGGGTTCACTGGGTTCTGTACGATTTGCCTGCCACCACTCGTGAGTTAGTAGAGTCGGTGCCACCCACCGCTACCCTGGAGAATGGAGGAATTCACGGTATCAATGATTTTGGCAGTTTGGGGTATGGTGGCCCTTGTCCTCCCAGTGGCACTCATCGATATTTTTTTAAGCTTTATGCTTTGGATCGAAAGTTGGGCTTAAAACCCGGTGCCACCCAAGCGAAGTTATTAACAGCAATGGCAGGTCATATTTTAGCGGAAACTGAGCTTATGGGACGCTATGCCCGACAAAAATAG
- a CDS encoding N-acetylglucosamine kinase, producing MSYVLGIDGGGTKTICVLINSAGEVCGRGEAGPSNYQTVGLDAAGQSIAIAIKRAVPPEMDFADIAAIGLGLAGVGRPEDQVVVHSVVQQLPYRNDDPVQLALPPECVYVSHDCAIALAGGTHQNVGIVAVAGTGSIAYGRNHEGVTGRVGGWGYLLGDEGSGYDIAIQGLRAVMRAFDGRQQPTRLTTDLMQQLELKTVEDLIAIVYRGNWKPKDIAALAPWVNAAAVAGDPVANQIIDRAVAELVSMTEILCESLFKDSSFEIVTMGGVWAGTAKIRDRFEQEITRQYPQAKIIWPLHEPAYGAGILAWEQIISCHNN from the coding sequence ATGAGTTATGTTCTAGGAATTGATGGCGGTGGGACTAAGACCATTTGCGTGCTGATTAACTCAGCGGGGGAAGTTTGCGGACGCGGAGAGGCGGGGCCTTCTAATTATCAAACCGTGGGACTGGATGCTGCCGGTCAGTCGATCGCGATCGCCATTAAACGGGCGGTTCCCCCAGAGATGGATTTTGCCGATATCGCAGCCATTGGTTTGGGGTTAGCGGGAGTCGGTCGTCCCGAAGATCAAGTGGTGGTTCATAGTGTGGTGCAGCAGTTGCCCTACAGAAACGATGACCCGGTTCAGTTAGCCCTGCCCCCCGAATGCGTGTATGTCAGTCACGATTGCGCGATCGCCCTCGCTGGGGGCACCCATCAGAATGTGGGCATTGTCGCCGTAGCTGGGACTGGTTCCATTGCTTACGGACGCAACCACGAGGGTGTCACCGGACGAGTCGGCGGCTGGGGTTATCTTTTAGGGGACGAAGGCAGTGGTTATGATATTGCCATCCAAGGGTTGCGAGCAGTGATGCGGGCATTTGATGGTCGTCAGCAACCGACTCGTTTGACCACGGATTTGATGCAGCAGCTAGAATTAAAGACCGTAGAAGATTTGATTGCTATTGTCTACCGAGGCAACTGGAAGCCTAAAGATATTGCTGCATTAGCGCCGTGGGTGAATGCGGCAGCAGTGGCGGGGGATCCGGTGGCGAATCAAATTATCGATCGCGCCGTGGCCGAATTGGTTTCGATGACCGAGATTTTATGTGAGTCCTTGTTTAAGGATAGCTCCTTTGAAATCGTGACAATGGGCGGCGTTTGGGCCGGAACCGCGAAAATTCGCGATCGCTTTGAGCAAGAAATTACCCGCCAATATCCCCAGGCTAAAATTATTTGGCCGCTCCATGAACCGGCTTATGGCGCGGGAATATTAGCCTGGGAGCAAATTATATCCTGCCACAATAATTAA
- a CDS encoding M1 family metallopeptidase, translating into MLQFYFDDHDDPRSFELPGAKPHYNPDRPGQVEHIALNLALNIPQQSYEGTCSIRLKPVRNGIQSLTLDAVSLNIKSVKVDKKKLSFAYDGEQLNIKLNEPTKVDHPFTIAIAYSVEKPQRGIYFVGHDRHDPYKPVQVWTQGEDEDSRFWFPCFDYPGQLATSEIKIKVPKQFMAISNGELIAVKEEGESKIYHWYQKEVHPTYLMTLAVGDFAEIQDEWQGKPVTYYVEKNRQEDARRSMGKTPHMISFFSQIFGYAYPYPKYAQVCVADFIFGGMENTSTTLLTDRCLLDERAALDDQRTETLVAHELAHQWFGDLVVIKHWSHAWLKEGMATYSEVLWTDHEYGADAAAYYRLIEARNYFSEDKNRYRRPIVTHVYREAIELYDRHLYEKGGCVYHMIRAELGDELFFKAIATFVQDNAHKTVETIDLLRAIEKATGRNLLFLFDQYVYRGGHPEYRVSYSWDNNNSFAKITVTQTQVKSDKKNPHPHKELFDLKIPIAFGYVHETEGVKLTTFTVRIHEREQSFYFPLPEKPRFISFDAGNHYLKTVQLDYPVAELKEQLKLDPDPISRIYAAEALAVGPKKNGGNLEAVKALAEALKQEPFWGVRLEVAKNLGKIKLDQAFDALVEGLKDENPWVRRSVVDALGTIKTAESYKALKPLVEKGDRSYYVEAAANKAIGSIAAAKLDEKPKESRVIKLLKTVLEERAGWNEVVRNGAIAGLSELKTSEEALNIILHYTQAGVPQPLRLGAIRALGTISTGQNAPALERILERLSELSAETFFLTQVAVVTALGQMETPKAIGILQSLADQTPDGRVRRIAEEAIHKVEKKIGSDKALKQLRDELQQLKKQNQELRSRLETLEAKSQ; encoded by the coding sequence ATGTTGCAATTTTACTTTGATGACCACGACGATCCCCGATCCTTTGAGTTACCAGGGGCAAAACCCCACTACAACCCAGATCGGCCCGGTCAAGTTGAGCATATTGCCTTAAATTTAGCCCTAAATATTCCCCAGCAAAGCTATGAAGGCACTTGTAGTATTCGCCTAAAACCCGTCCGCAATGGCATTCAATCCTTAACTTTGGATGCGGTCAGCCTGAATATTAAATCCGTCAAGGTAGACAAAAAGAAACTATCCTTTGCTTATGATGGGGAACAACTAAATATTAAGCTCAATGAACCCACCAAAGTAGACCACCCTTTCACGATCGCGATCGCCTACAGCGTAGAAAAACCCCAACGGGGCATATATTTTGTCGGCCACGATCGCCACGATCCCTATAAACCCGTGCAAGTTTGGACCCAAGGGGAAGATGAAGACTCGCGGTTTTGGTTTCCCTGTTTTGACTACCCAGGACAACTCGCCACTTCAGAAATAAAAATCAAAGTTCCGAAGCAATTCATGGCCATTTCTAACGGTGAACTGATTGCCGTTAAAGAAGAAGGTGAATCTAAAATTTATCACTGGTATCAAAAAGAAGTTCATCCGACTTATTTGATGACTTTGGCGGTAGGGGATTTTGCGGAAATTCAAGACGAGTGGCAAGGAAAACCTGTCACCTATTATGTAGAGAAAAACCGTCAAGAAGATGCGCGGCGCAGCATGGGCAAAACGCCGCATATGATTTCATTTTTTAGCCAAATTTTTGGCTATGCTTATCCTTATCCTAAATATGCCCAAGTTTGTGTGGCAGATTTTATCTTTGGCGGGATGGAAAATACCTCAACCACCCTGCTGACCGATCGCTGCTTATTAGACGAACGGGCTGCCTTAGATGACCAGCGCACGGAAACTTTAGTTGCCCACGAATTAGCCCATCAATGGTTTGGGGATTTAGTGGTAATTAAACATTGGTCTCATGCCTGGTTAAAAGAAGGCATGGCTACTTATTCTGAAGTTCTCTGGACTGACCATGAATATGGGGCTGATGCGGCAGCTTACTATCGTTTAATTGAAGCCCGCAACTATTTTAGTGAAGATAAAAATCGCTATCGGCGGCCAATTGTCACCCATGTTTATCGGGAAGCAATTGAACTTTACGATCGCCACCTTTATGAGAAAGGCGGTTGTGTTTATCACATGATTCGGGCAGAGTTAGGGGACGAGTTATTTTTTAAAGCGATCGCCACCTTTGTCCAAGACAATGCTCACAAAACCGTAGAAACCATTGACCTATTACGGGCGATCGAAAAAGCCACCGGACGGAATCTACTATTCTTATTCGATCAATATGTCTATCGGGGTGGACATCCTGAATATAGAGTTTCCTATTCTTGGGATAACAATAATTCTTTTGCCAAAATCACCGTCACCCAAACTCAGGTGAAAAGCGACAAAAAAAATCCCCATCCTCATAAAGAATTATTTGACCTAAAAATTCCCATTGCCTTTGGGTATGTCCATGAAACCGAAGGCGTAAAACTCACCACCTTTACGGTGCGGATCCACGAACGGGAACAGAGTTTTTATTTCCCCTTGCCAGAAAAACCCCGATTTATTAGTTTTGATGCCGGAAATCACTATCTCAAAACCGTTCAATTAGACTATCCGGTGGCGGAACTTAAAGAACAATTGAAATTAGATCCAGACCCTATTTCTCGGATCTATGCCGCTGAAGCCCTCGCCGTCGGCCCGAAAAAAAATGGGGGCAACTTAGAAGCAGTAAAAGCTTTGGCAGAAGCCCTCAAACAGGAGCCATTCTGGGGGGTGCGCCTGGAAGTGGCTAAAAATCTCGGCAAAATTAAACTGGATCAAGCCTTTGATGCCCTAGTGGAAGGGTTAAAAGATGAAAATCCCTGGGTGCGGCGATCGGTGGTGGACGCTTTAGGCACCATTAAAACTGCTGAAAGTTATAAAGCCCTGAAACCTTTAGTAGAAAAAGGCGATCGCAGCTACTATGTGGAAGCCGCCGCTAACAAAGCCATTGGGTCAATTGCCGCCGCCAAATTAGACGAAAAACCCAAAGAAAGCCGGGTGATTAAGTTACTCAAAACCGTGCTGGAAGAACGGGCTGGTTGGAATGAGGTAGTTAGAAATGGCGCGATCGCTGGTCTAAGTGAACTCAAAACCTCCGAAGAAGCACTAAATATTATCTTGCACTACACCCAAGCCGGAGTGCCTCAACCCTTACGCTTAGGGGCAATTCGGGCATTAGGCACCATTTCCACCGGCCAAAATGCCCCCGCCCTGGAACGCATTTTAGAGCGGTTATCAGAACTCTCCGCAGAAACCTTTTTTCTCACTCAAGTAGCGGTAGTCACTGCCTTGGGACAAATGGAAACCCCAAAAGCGATCGGCATTTTGCAATCCTTAGCGGATCAAACCCCAGATGGTCGTGTCCGTCGGATCGCCGAAGAAGCCATCCACAAAGTTGAGAAAAAAATTGGCTCCGATAAAGCCTTAAAACAACTCCGTGACGAATTACAGCAATTGAAAAAACAAAATCAAGAACTGAGAAGTCGTCTGGAAACTCTAGAAGCCAAATCTCAATAA
- a CDS encoding WecB/TagA/CpsF family glycosyltransferase, with protein MVVTPNVDHIIKLQKDREFYQIYQEADYRTCDSQILIFISRLINRLLKERVSGSDLFPRFYDYYKDDETMTIFLLGGGPGVPETAQEKINRKVGRQMVIAAHSPSYGFEKNEAECEKIIEMINESGATVLAVGVGAPKQEKWIYKYKDRFKHIKVFLAIGATIDFEAGYVQRSPAWMSNLGIEWIHRLLSGPKRLWKRYLIEDIPFLWLIIKEQLGLYRNPFEIGEYFGELVVSRGPMLAPLGWASICPPYHSGWEAIAIKTCRGKAFGRLILGKNGECITRMLCPGFGVGGFVNTKLVGWASICPPYHCRNAKGEAFRDKISAFKP; from the coding sequence ATGGTAGTAACTCCCAATGTAGATCATATCATTAAGTTGCAAAAAGATCGAGAATTTTATCAGATTTATCAAGAGGCAGACTATCGCACTTGTGATAGTCAAATTCTGATTTTTATTTCGCGGTTAATTAATCGACTCCTGAAAGAACGAGTGTCTGGGTCAGATTTATTTCCTAGATTTTATGACTATTATAAAGATGATGAAACCATGACCATATTTCTTTTGGGCGGTGGTCCGGGAGTGCCAGAAACCGCTCAAGAAAAGATTAATCGCAAAGTGGGTCGCCAAATGGTCATTGCAGCGCATTCACCCTCTTATGGCTTTGAAAAAAATGAGGCGGAATGCGAAAAAATTATCGAGATGATTAATGAATCAGGGGCTACGGTTTTGGCGGTGGGTGTGGGCGCACCAAAACAAGAAAAATGGATCTATAAATATAAAGATCGGTTTAAGCATATTAAGGTGTTCTTGGCGATCGGGGCGACGATTGATTTTGAAGCCGGGTATGTTCAGCGATCGCCTGCTTGGATGAGTAATTTAGGGATTGAGTGGATTCATCGATTACTTTCAGGCCCCAAACGGCTTTGGAAACGATATTTGATTGAAGATATCCCGTTTCTTTGGTTGATTATTAAGGAACAATTGGGTCTGTATCGCAACCCATTTGAAATTGGTGAATATTTCGGGGAATTAGTAGTTAGTAGGGGCCCAATGCTTGCGCCCCTAGGGTGGGCAAGTATTTGCCCACCCTACCACTCAGGGTGGGAAGCGATCGCGATAAAAACCTGTAGGGGCAAAGCATTCGGGCGATTAATTTTGGGTAAAAACGGAGAATGTATTACCCGAATGCTTTGCCCTGGCTTTGGGGTTGGTGGGTTTGTTAATACCAAGTTAGTAGGGTGGGCAAGTATTTGCCCACCCTACCACTGCCGGAATGCAAAGGGCGAAGCATTCCGGGATAAAATCTCTGCTTTTAAGCCATAA
- a CDS encoding CDP-alcohol phosphatidyltransferase family protein, with protein MDIKSHQRINQTLLTPLEKPVLQILAAQMPRWVTPDVLTAVGILGAMVIFISYCLTNIDRNFLWLVDLGFAINWFGDSLDGTLARYRKIERPKYGFFLDHTVDAFNEFIIVMGLGLSPYVSFAIACLGLIGYLLLSVLVYVRTAVDGVFQISYGQLGPTEVRVIFILLNTIMYFMVFPKITLPFGVLSVYDVIFAILAAILILIFIGSSVKSGIELSNVDQK; from the coding sequence ATGGATATAAAATCTCACCAAAGAATAAATCAAACTCTCTTGACCCCATTAGAAAAGCCGGTCTTGCAAATTTTAGCCGCTCAAATGCCCCGTTGGGTGACACCTGATGTCCTCACCGCTGTGGGCATTTTGGGAGCAATGGTGATTTTTATCAGTTATTGCTTGACCAACATCGATCGCAATTTTTTGTGGTTAGTTGACCTCGGTTTTGCGATCAATTGGTTTGGGGATAGTTTAGATGGAACTTTAGCCCGGTATAGAAAAATTGAGCGCCCCAAGTATGGTTTTTTTCTCGATCATACGGTGGATGCGTTTAATGAGTTTATCATCGTCATGGGATTGGGATTATCCCCTTATGTCAGCTTTGCGATCGCCTGTTTAGGATTAATTGGTTACTTACTGCTTTCCGTACTGGTTTACGTTCGCACCGCAGTAGATGGGGTTTTTCAAATTTCTTATGGTCAACTTGGGCCGACGGAAGTGAGAGTTATTTTTATTTTGCTGAATACCATCATGTATTTTATGGTATTCCCGAAAATTACCCTGCCCTTCGGTGTCCTATCGGTTTATGATGTGATCTTCGCAATTTTAGCGGCGATCTTAATTCTGATTTTCATCGGATCTAGTGTCAAATCTGGCATTGAATTATCCAACGTGGATCAAAAATAG
- a CDS encoding tRNA (5-methylaminomethyl-2-thiouridine)(34)-methyltransferase MnmD, protein MTQSDRFKPQPTADGSFTFFSPEFGETFHSHFGAKEEAQRKFVEPTQLFRKAQQPNLKILDICYGLGYNTAAALATIRQRNPDCVVEWVGLELDPHVPQCAIAENLLNSWPPAIVQILTELGNHHQLDQPNLSAQLLIGDARQTIQQILKRGFAADAIFLDPFSPPSCPQLWTVEFFRLVAQCLNSRGYLATYSCSAAVRTALIEVGLTIGSTPPVGRRSPGTIAWWPDTSDSDFLLLDETGKSVDIRLSQQEQEHLQTRAAIPYRDPTLSDSAESILNRRVLEQKNSALPPTSQWKKRWWTNISI, encoded by the coding sequence ATGACCCAAAGCGATCGCTTTAAACCACAACCCACAGCAGATGGTTCTTTTACCTTCTTTTCCCCGGAGTTTGGCGAAACCTTTCATAGTCACTTTGGGGCAAAGGAAGAAGCCCAGCGTAAATTTGTGGAACCCACCCAGTTATTCCGCAAAGCCCAACAACCCAACCTAAAAATCCTGGATATTTGTTATGGCCTTGGTTACAACACAGCCGCAGCCTTAGCAACCATTAGGCAAAGAAATCCTGATTGTGTGGTGGAATGGGTGGGACTGGAGTTAGACCCCCACGTTCCCCAATGCGCGATCGCGGAAAATCTTTTAAATAGCTGGCCACCGGCAATTGTGCAAATCCTAACTGAATTAGGGAACCATCACCAATTAGATCAACCCAATCTTAGCGCTCAACTGCTGATCGGCGATGCCCGTCAAACGATTCAACAAATCTTAAAGCGGGGATTTGCAGCGGACGCGATTTTTCTCGACCCCTTCTCTCCCCCCAGTTGCCCGCAGTTATGGACAGTCGAATTTTTCCGGTTAGTGGCACAATGTTTAAATTCCAGGGGATATCTTGCCACTTATTCTTGTTCAGCCGCCGTAAGAACTGCTTTAATAGAAGTAGGACTAACAATTGGCTCCACCCCTCCGGTAGGTCGGCGATCGCCCGGTACAATTGCTTGGTGGCCTGATACCAGTGACTCTGATTTTCTCTTATTAGATGAAACCGGGAAATCCGTAGATATTCGTTTGTCTCAACAAGAGCAAGAACATCTACAAACTCGTGCAGCTATTCCCTATCGCGATCCTACCCTCTCTGACTCCGCTGAGTCAATCTTAAATCGCCGAGTTCTGGAGCAGAAAAATTCTGCTCTACCACCTACTTCTCAATGGAAAAAGCGATGGTGGACTAACATATCTATTTGA